In the genome of Flammeovirga agarivorans, the window TAACAGGGAATGATGAATTTGAGCACTTCTTAGGAAAAGGACATAACGTAACTACCATCCTAGAAGATGGAAAACATCAGTTATGGTTTGGTGAACTCAGAAAAGGCCTAGGCATATTAGACACAGAAAGTGAAACAGCAAATTATTACCAACCTTTAGATAACAAGATTATAATATCCAATATTTATGAGTTAAATGATCATGAGCTTCTTATTGGTACTAGAGGAAATGGAATCTATATTTTTAATATTGAACAGAAGAAATATTCTAGGTTAAAGAGTACACTCGATTTAACAACAGAAACTATTCGAGGTTTTCAAACGAATGGCAGTGCAATTCTCGTTGCTTGTTTTGATAAAGTATTGTCTCTTCAAATTCGATCCAATCACTTAGCTGAGATTGAACAATTCCCATTACCTAATAGTATCAATGCGATATCATCGATCTTATTTAAGAATGACTTTCTATGGATAGGAACAAAAAAAGGGGTTTATAAAGTTGATGTACAGCAACCAAAGCAACATATACATTTCCAAAGTGATAAACAGGTAGTCAACAGTTTGATTAATGATAATGTCAATACAATTCTAATTGATAGATCAAATGTATTGTGGGTAGGAACCACTTCAGGTAGTTGTTATGCAAACCTTCAATCTATTGGGTTATCAACGGTGCATTTAAATGAACTACATAAAGAAAATGTCAATGTGGTTTACGAAGATAGTCGTGGTCAGATATGGTTTGGACTAAAAAATGGAACACTTTTAAAATACCACAATAACAAGGTGGTCACTTACAAAAATGATCCTAAGTCTGGTTATCGTTTAAATACATACGGAGGAATCGAGTCGTTATTTGAAGATCCCTATGGAAACCTTTGGATTGGTAGTTGGGGAGGTGGACTCACTATGATTTCATTGGAAAAAGAACAACAAGGTAAGGTCAACTTCAAGAAAATAGATGGTAAGTTTCTCACTTCTAATACTATCACTTCTATTGCATATTTTGATAATGCACTATATGTAGGGACCTTTAGAAAAGGGTTGGTGAAGCTCGAAATTTCCCCTAAAGGAGATATTTTAAGTACAAAAAATTACAATAAGCGAAAAGGAAAAGAATTTCGCTTGATCAGTAATACAGTAAATTATCTATATGTAGATCCTTTTGAAAAATGTTTGTGGATATCAACTCCAGATGGTCTTGAGAAAGTAAAACGTAAAGGAAAGAAAGTGATTTATAAACAGTATAATATCACCAACATCAACGGACAGATGACTCCATCATTTTGTTGGGAAATTTTGCGAACTTCGAGAGAAGAACTATGGGTTGGAACTATTGAAAATGGTTTATCTAGGCTAACATTTGATCCTAAAACCTTAGAGTTACTAGCCGTAAAAACCTTTACTAAAGAGGATGGGTTGGCTTCTAACTCGATTCAATCATTAGTATACGATGCTATCAATACAAATCTTTGGATTGGAGGTAATGGGTTGACTTTATTAGATACTAAAACAGAAACAACTCAGGTTTTTAATACAAAAGATGGAATTGAAGGAGGGTACTTTAGAGTAAACTGTGCAAAGCTTCTGTCTGATGGCCGAATGGTATTTGCTTCGGATCAAGCACTAAATTTTATTCTTCCCGGTAAAATCGAAGCAAATAAATTTACCCCTGAGACCATTATCAACAAGTTCTATATTTATGGAAGAGAGGTGCACCAAGGAGATACCATTGGGGGACAATTAATTTTCTCTGAACCCATCGAAGAAACCAAAGAAATTACTTTAGAGCATTTTCAAAACAATATTGAAATTGGTTACAATGCGATGCATTATGGTAGTGCAGAAAAGAATACTTATCAGTATAAATTGGATGGTTTTGATAAAGAGTGGATAACTACTTCCAGGAAAAGGGTGGTCTATTCTAATTTACCATTTGGAGAATATACTTTTAAAGTGAAGGCTGCGAATAGTGATGGAATTTGGGAAGAAAAAGCACAAGAATTACATATCACGATACTAACGCCTTGGTGGAGAACTGATCTTGCGTACTGTATCTACTTAGTCCTTATTGGTCTGATCATATATAAAGTCAATAGGATGATTATCAATAGACATAAGTTGGAGCAAACCTTAGAGCTAGAACGTTTCAAAATGGAGAAAAATGAGGAACTTACATTAATGAAAATCCGATTCTTCGTCAATATTTCTCATGAATTAAGGACTCCATTAACGTTAATCTCAAGTCCTCTAGAAACATTATTGAAAGACAGTAACCTCACTCATCATATGAAAGAGTATCTGGATATTATGAAACGCAATTCAGACCGTCTTTTAGTATTGTTCGATCAGTTATTAGATTTTAGAAAAATAGAAACGGGTAATCATAAGGTTCAGTTTAAAGAAAGAGATATTGTCAATTTTACCAGATTGGTGTCGTCCTCATTCAATACCTTGGCAAAAGATAATCAGATAAACTATGCTTTTCATTCTCATTTGGATTTTCAGGAAGCTTGGATTGATGAAGACATCATTGAAAAATCAATTTATAATCTGGTTTCCAATGCATTTAAAAATACAGATGAAGGGGGGAATATTTTAGTGGAGTTAGCAAAAACATCAGATGATAAATTTTTCACTATCGTTGTTTCTGATACAGGCAATGGTATATCAGAGGAAGAGCAAAAACATATTTTTGAAGAGTTTTATCAAACACAAAATAAGACAGATAGAGGTACAGGTTTAGGGTTGTCTTTAGTAAAAAGGCTGATTGAAGCCCATTATGGTAAGATTACCTTCGAAAGTAAAGAGGGAGAAGGCACGAAGTTTATCATTACTTTACCTTTATCAAATTACTTCATGAAAGAGGAAGAAAAGGTGATAGAGGAGGTCTCTGTGGAAGATGAAAAAATTGAATCAACTACCATTGTTTCAGAAGACCTTCCAAAGGTATTGATTGTAGAAGACAATATGGATATTGCTCTTTATCTAAAAAAAGAACTTCAATCGGAATTTAATATCACTTTAGCACCAAACGGTAAAGAAGGGTATGAGTTTGTAGTAAAAAATCAACCAGATATTATTATTTCTGATATCATGATGGCCGAAATGAACGGTCTGGAATTATGTAAGGAGATTAAGAAAAACCCTCATTTAAATCATATTCCAGTGATACTTCTTACGGCAAAAAATACTGACGAAGATAAATTGGAAGGGATAGAAAGTGGTGCCGATGCCTATATCGTTAAGCCTTTCAAAACAGAGTTCTTATTAGCTAAAGTGATGAACTTGATAGAGGAAAGAAGGGCAACAAAACAATTCTACGCAGCTAAAAAAGAAGTGCAACAATTACAAGAAGATCCTGAAAAGGATAAATTCTTAAAAAAGGCACAACAAACGGTCGAAGATAATTTACTTACAGAAGAGTTTGATTCGAAAATGTTTGCCAAAAAAATGGGTTTAACGTATGCTACTTTATATAATAGATTAAAGAAATATGAAAACGAATCTGCTACAGGTTATATTCGAAAAATTAGACTACAACGCGCAGCAGAATTGATCGCAAACTCGGACCACTCGATCAAAGAAATACAATTTTTAGTGGGCTTTAATGATGCGAAATACTTTAGAACCAACTTTAAAAAGATCTTTGAAATTACTCCTTCAGAATACCTGAAAAAATTTAGAAAAGTAGATGTAAAAGAGTCACTGTAAGCTTGAAAGGCCGTTTTTAGAGATTTCACCCTCTGGAATTTAATATACGACCCTCTTCTTTAATTGTATTTATAACACCTTTGAGATATACAAATCGAAGATGTTATGAATTATACATTACTGACTTATTTTTTATTGAATTTACTTACCATAAACACCTTACTAGCTCAATTCACACTCAATGGAGAAGGGACATCATTGAACCCTTATGAAATTGCAAATTATGATGATTTGAAGATGGTCTCTGACAATCCAAGTGAATGGGGTGATGATATATACTTTAAGGTAGTGGCTAATATCGAAGCAGATGACTCAGAGTTTGAGACCAATGGATTTCAACCAATAGGATCTGAGTCAAACCCTTTTAAAGGGTATTTTGATGGTGGATCAGCTGATGGATATGCCATCTCAAATTTACATATCGATAGAGGTAATAGTGATCATGTAGGCCTTTTTGGTTATATCAGTGTGTATTCTACAGAAATCACCAATATTGACTTAACGGATTTTGATATCATTGGAAAAGATCATGTAGGTGCTATTGTTGGTTATATAAAGAATTCAAGTCAGGTTTCATCAATTAGTATTTCCAATGGTAGTGTAGAAGGACAAAGCAATGTTGGTGGAGTAGTTGGACAGAATATTAAATCAACTTTATCTAACATTTTCGTTAATTCTGTATCCGTACAACATTCAGCAGTAGATGGAATTTCAAATTTAGGTGGGGTCATTGGTTACAATCAGAATTCTAGTGGAAATAGAGTTCTAACTAATTTCAATATCTCTGATCTAACTCTTTCTTCTAGTTATTCGAATGTTGGAGGTATTATAGGGTTAGCTGAATCACAAACCAACTTATCCAATGTTGATATTGATGATGTAACAATTACTGCAAAATCATATGCTGGAGGGGTTGTAGGTTATAATAGTAGTTCAAAAATCAGTAATAGTATTGTATCAAACCTAGATATAGAAATTACAGATAAATATGTTGGTGGCTTAGTCGGAAAAAATGATGGTAGTGAAATAAAACTATCGATGGTACATGGTAAAATTTCTGGTAAAAGAAGAATTGGAGGTATAACCGGTGATAGCAATACAAGTAGCAAAATCAAAAATGTAAATGCCATTATTACTGATCTTGTTGTTTTGGATGAGGGAGATTATGTCGGAGGCATAGTTGGTGGAAATTATAATTCAGAGGTAGATCGAGCTTATGCAGTTGTAGTCAGCTTTTCGGTAGAATTGGGTGGAAGTCTTGTCAGTTCGCCAACTATTGGTGGTATTGTTGGTGAAATAGGAAACAGTAGTACTATTACCAAGACTTATTTTGATGATGACACCTTTGATGCAGGGGTTGATTTAAGCGATAAAGACGAGGCAGAGGTAACACCATTAACTACTGCCGATTTCAATGACCAAGATAATTTTTCTGGTTTTGATTTCACAAATAATTGGGAGATAGGAACTCTTACAAAATACAATAGTGCAGATCGTCCTTATATGAGAAGTGTAAGTAGAATCAGCGATGATTTACCAGTGGAATTATTGTATTTTAATGCTAAAGCAAATAGTGATAATGTAGTATTACAATGGGCCACTGCTACGGAAATTAATAATGATTATTTCCAAATAGAAAGGTCATCAGATAAAATCAATTGGACAGTTATAGAACAACTTGAAGGTGGCGGAAATTCAAATACTACTTTACAATATGAGTACATAGATAGGTTGAATGGTTTCACAGCAGATCATATTTACTATAGATTGAAGCAAGTCGATTTTGATGGAACGACACACTATTATTCTACTTTTTTAAAGTATCAAACCTCATTAGATAAATCCTTAGAAGTATTCCCAACAGTTACTGATGGATATATAAAAATTATTAGTCAGAAAAATTATCCCATTCAATTATTTAACATGCAAGGTCAAGACTTTTCTGATAAAATAATTGTGACTGATCAAGATATTTTCAGAACGGTTTCTCTAAATACAGTCACTTCAGGGTGGTATCTTATAAAATGTGGTGATGAAGCAAAAAGGGTGTATAAGAGATAGTTGAGGCTGTTTTTTAAAGATATATCA includes:
- a CDS encoding hybrid sensor histidine kinase/response regulator transcription factor, translating into MKKLFITFSFIFLYILTNNCEANKLLNFRPLTPEKGLSHINVTSLLQDRHGYIWLGTNNGLNRFDGFTVKNFNSNVGNSKGLSSNRISTIYETTSGEIWVGTRDAGLNKYITGNDEFEHFLGKGHNVTTILEDGKHQLWFGELRKGLGILDTESETANYYQPLDNKIIISNIYELNDHELLIGTRGNGIYIFNIEQKKYSRLKSTLDLTTETIRGFQTNGSAILVACFDKVLSLQIRSNHLAEIEQFPLPNSINAISSILFKNDFLWIGTKKGVYKVDVQQPKQHIHFQSDKQVVNSLINDNVNTILIDRSNVLWVGTTSGSCYANLQSIGLSTVHLNELHKENVNVVYEDSRGQIWFGLKNGTLLKYHNNKVVTYKNDPKSGYRLNTYGGIESLFEDPYGNLWIGSWGGGLTMISLEKEQQGKVNFKKIDGKFLTSNTITSIAYFDNALYVGTFRKGLVKLEISPKGDILSTKNYNKRKGKEFRLISNTVNYLYVDPFEKCLWISTPDGLEKVKRKGKKVIYKQYNITNINGQMTPSFCWEILRTSREELWVGTIENGLSRLTFDPKTLELLAVKTFTKEDGLASNSIQSLVYDAINTNLWIGGNGLTLLDTKTETTQVFNTKDGIEGGYFRVNCAKLLSDGRMVFASDQALNFILPGKIEANKFTPETIINKFYIYGREVHQGDTIGGQLIFSEPIEETKEITLEHFQNNIEIGYNAMHYGSAEKNTYQYKLDGFDKEWITTSRKRVVYSNLPFGEYTFKVKAANSDGIWEEKAQELHITILTPWWRTDLAYCIYLVLIGLIIYKVNRMIINRHKLEQTLELERFKMEKNEELTLMKIRFFVNISHELRTPLTLISSPLETLLKDSNLTHHMKEYLDIMKRNSDRLLVLFDQLLDFRKIETGNHKVQFKERDIVNFTRLVSSSFNTLAKDNQINYAFHSHLDFQEAWIDEDIIEKSIYNLVSNAFKNTDEGGNILVELAKTSDDKFFTIVVSDTGNGISEEEQKHIFEEFYQTQNKTDRGTGLGLSLVKRLIEAHYGKITFESKEGEGTKFIITLPLSNYFMKEEEKVIEEVSVEDEKIESTTIVSEDLPKVLIVEDNMDIALYLKKELQSEFNITLAPNGKEGYEFVVKNQPDIIISDIMMAEMNGLELCKEIKKNPHLNHIPVILLTAKNTDEDKLEGIESGADAYIVKPFKTEFLLAKVMNLIEERRATKQFYAAKKEVQQLQEDPEKDKFLKKAQQTVEDNLLTEEFDSKMFAKKMGLTYATLYNRLKKYENESATGYIRKIRLQRAAELIANSDHSIKEIQFLVGFNDAKYFRTNFKKIFEITPSEYLKKFRKVDVKESL
- a CDS encoding autotransporter outer membrane beta-barrel domain-containing protein, with translation MNYTLLTYFLLNLLTINTLLAQFTLNGEGTSLNPYEIANYDDLKMVSDNPSEWGDDIYFKVVANIEADDSEFETNGFQPIGSESNPFKGYFDGGSADGYAISNLHIDRGNSDHVGLFGYISVYSTEITNIDLTDFDIIGKDHVGAIVGYIKNSSQVSSISISNGSVEGQSNVGGVVGQNIKSTLSNIFVNSVSVQHSAVDGISNLGGVIGYNQNSSGNRVLTNFNISDLTLSSSYSNVGGIIGLAESQTNLSNVDIDDVTITAKSYAGGVVGYNSSSKISNSIVSNLDIEITDKYVGGLVGKNDGSEIKLSMVHGKISGKRRIGGITGDSNTSSKIKNVNAIITDLVVLDEGDYVGGIVGGNYNSEVDRAYAVVVSFSVELGGSLVSSPTIGGIVGEIGNSSTITKTYFDDDTFDAGVDLSDKDEAEVTPLTTADFNDQDNFSGFDFTNNWEIGTLTKYNSADRPYMRSVSRISDDLPVELLYFNAKANSDNVVLQWATATEINNDYFQIERSSDKINWTVIEQLEGGGNSNTTLQYEYIDRLNGFTADHIYYRLKQVDFDGTTHYYSTFLKYQTSLDKSLEVFPTVTDGYIKIISQKNYPIQLFNMQGQDFSDKIIVTDQDIFRTVSLNTVTSGWYLIKCGDEAKRVYKR